A genome region from Triticum aestivum cultivar Chinese Spring chromosome 2B, IWGSC CS RefSeq v2.1, whole genome shotgun sequence includes the following:
- the LOC123040014 gene encoding tyrosine N-monooxygenase translates to MTLGTLVIMVTLLVCFVLKNIRVLLSQQQHGRRGRLPPGPVTLPIIGNMHQLILNKPAVFRWIHGLLKEMKTDIMCLRLGATHVIVVACPQIACEVLRTKDEVFASRPTTFASGLFSFGYKGSIFSPQGEQWKKMRRVLTVQILASSMEGKLHHLRKEEYDHLVRYINKTLSSDMACPINIVNIRHVTQHYVGNMIRRLVFGKRYFSDLPASSTSGAGHDEVAHVAALFTVLNHLYSFCVSDYFPALIGLDLDGHEKVSKDAMQTINRLHDPIIEERIRERSSTLEKFGEKKEARDFLDVLVHLKDAEGQPMLSLEEIRAQTAEMMFAAVDNPSNAVEWALAEMMNMPEIMQKATEELDAVVGKDRLVQESDIPQLNYLKSCIREAFRLHPYHALNVPHVAMADTTIAGYTIPKDSHILLSRLGLGRNPKIWTEPLEFQPERHLNTANVLLTDPGLRFISFSSGRRGCPGISLGTSMTMMLFARMLHGFTWTKLPGVKSISLQERNAGLALAEPLVLQATPRLAAHLYI, encoded by the exons ATGACTCTTGGTACTCTTGTTATCATGGTGACTTTGCTGGTGTGTTTTGTCTTGAAGAATATAAGAGTGCTACTGTCCCAGCAGCAACATGGGCGACGAGGCAGGCTGCCCCCGGGGCCTGTCACGCTGCCCATCATCGGTAACATGCACCAGCTGATTCTGAACAAGCCAGCGGTATTCCGGTGGATCCATGGCCTGCTCAAGGAGATGAAAACAGACATCATGTGCCTCCGTCTTGGGGCTACTCATGTCATTGTGGTGGCATGCCCACAGATAGCCTGTGAGGTACTGCGAACAAAAGATGAAGTTTTCGCCTCCCGTCCCACCACCTTCGCCTCAGGCTTATTCAGCTTCGGGTACAAGGGCTCCATCTTCTCACCACAAGGAGAGCAGTGGAAGAAGATGAGGCGTGTCCTCACCGTTCAGATCCTCGCCTCGTCCATGGAGGGAAAGCTCCACCACCTCCGGAAAGAGGAGTACGACCACCTTGTGAGGTACATTAATAAAACTCTTTCCAGTGACATGGCATGTCCAATCAACATTGTCAACATTCGTCATGTAACCCAACACTACGTTGGTAACATGATAAGAAGGCTTGTGTTCGGTAAAAGATACTTCAGTGACCTACCAGCTTCATCCACTAGTGGGGCTGGACATGATGAGGTGGCACATGTTGCCGCTCTCTTCACAGTCCTCAACCATCTCTACAGCTTTTGCGTGTCCGACTACTTCCCAGCCCTCATAGGCCTCGACCTGGATGGCCATGAAAAGGTTTCCAAGGATGCCATGCAAACAATCAACCGGTTGCATGATCCTATTATAGAGGAGCGAATCCGCGAAAGGTCATCCACTCTTGAGAAATTTGGTGAAAAGAAAGAGGCCAGAGACTTTCTGGACGTCCTGGTTCATCTTAAAGATGCAGAGGGACAACCAATGCTTTCCCTAGAAGAGATTAGAGCACAAACAGCG GAAATGATGTTTGCAGCAGTCGATAACCCATCTAATGCGGTTGAGTGGGCACTCGCTGAGATGATGAACATGCCAGAGATCATGCAAAAAGCAACAGAGGAACTCGATGCTGTCGTCGGTAAAGATAGACTGGTGCAGGAGTCTGACATTCCTCAGCTAAACTATCTCAAATCGTGCATCCGGGAGGCCTTCCGTTTACACCCATACCATGCTCTTAACGTACCCCATGTCGCCATGGCGGACACAACTATTGCTGGCTACACCATACCCAAGGATAGCCACATACTTTTAAGCCGGCTTGGACTTGGCCGCAATCCCAAGATCTGGACTGAACCACTGGAGTTTCAGCCTGAGAGGCATTTGAACACTGCGAATGTACTTCTCACTGATCCAGGCCTACGTTTCATTTCATTTAGCAGTGGGAGGAGGGGTTGTCCTGGGATTTCACTTGGTACCTCTATGACAATGATGTTGTTCGCAAGGATGTTGCACGGATTTACTTGGACAAAGCTTCCCGGCGTTAAGAGTATCAGTCTCCAAGAACGCAATGCGGGTCTTGCACTAGCTGAGCCCCTTGTTCTGCAAGCTACACCCCGATTGGCTGCACATCTCTACATATGA